A single Aspergillus chevalieri M1 DNA, chromosome 3, nearly complete sequence DNA region contains:
- the chs3 gene encoding putative chitin synthase activator (Chs3) (COG:M,O,T;~EggNog:ENOG410PGAV;~InterPro:IPR011990,IPR006597;~PFAM:PF08238;~go_function: GO:0005515 - protein binding [Evidence IEA]), giving the protein MESIERPRSCYIPRKPLPWNAQLEDAPHRDSFASSNGSWSVVSDSLDSIALGDSFSSASERARRSPRDYRAFSFSRLSTASPGFRLSWLEGYSQSSPAVNPGNAHLRPSDGDKASLFRQKQTFDMYLANVKKTDNATVQYEFALFLLDSIQSQSTESTEMTPDHLRKAAKSILRRLSDRSHPHAQYYLGDGYASGLFSKGTEDYDRAFPLFVAASKHGHVEACYRAALCYEFGWGTRVEAARAAQFYRQAASKNHPGAMLRMAQACLAGDMGLGRKRYREGIKWMKRASESSDMQYNSAPYELGLLHEKGYGDDVFPDASYAAQLFTRSAELGHAEACYRLGDAYEHGKLQCPRDPELSIHYYTCAAEQGHSLAMMALCAWYLVGAEPILEQDASEAYEWAKQAADLELPKAQYAVGFFTEIGLGCERDPFEANAWYVRAADQGDIRATQRISTIRAADGFDVDERPAKGKKRTGMPLSTSFRNHM; this is encoded by the exons ATGGAATCTATTGAACGGCCTAGGAGCTGCTACATCCCTCGCAAACCGCTACCTTGGAATGCGCAACTCGAAGATGCACCCCACAGAGACTCGTTCGCATCCAGCAACGGCTCATGGTCTGTCGTAAGCGACAGTCTAGATAGCATCGCGCTGGGCGATAGCTTCTCCTCCGCATCAGAACGAGCTCGCCGCTCGCCCAGAGACTATCGCGCGTTCTCATTCTCACGGCTCTCCACAGCTTCGCCCGGTTTTCGACTCTCGTGGCTCGAAGGATACTCCCAGTCTAGTCCCGCAGTCAATCCAGGGAATGCGCATCTCCGGCCGTCAGACGGGGACAAGGCATCCCTGTTCCGTCAAAAGCAAACGTTCGACATGTACCTTGCAAACGTGAAAAAGACAGACAACGCCACCGTGCAGTACGAGTTTGCACTCTTTCTCCTCGATTCTATTCAGAGCCAGTCGACAGAGTCTACCGAAATGACTCCAGATCATTTGCGGAAAGCAGCGAAATCGATACTGCGACGCCTATCCGACCGCAGTCACCCGCATGCGCAATATTACCTTGGTGATGGATATGCATCAGGGCTGTTTAGCAAAGGGACAGAGGACTATGACCGCGCATTTCCGCTTTTTGTTGCAGCCAGCAAACACGGCCATGTTGAGGCGTGCTATCGCGCGGCGCTGTGTTATGAGTTTGGCTGGGGTACACGAGTCGAAGCTGCTCGCGCAGCACAGTTCTACCGACAAGCAGCGTCGAAGAACCATCCTGGCGCGATGTTGCGGATGGCACAAGCTTGTCTAGCAGGGGACATGGGTCTTGGACGGAAGCGGTACCGAGAGGGAATCAAGTGGATGAAACGGGCCAGCGAGTCGTCTGACATGCAGTATAATTCTGCACCATATGAGCTAGGATTACTGCATGAAAAAGGATACGGCGATGATGTCTTCCCGGACGCCTCATATGCCGCACAGCTATTCACGAGATCGGCTGAATTGGGCCATGCAGAGGCTTGTTATCGACTTGGCGACGCGTATGAGCATGGGAAACTACAATGTCCGCGAGATCCGGAGTTAAGCATTCATTACTATACATGCGCTGCGGAGCAGGGACATTCATTAGCCATGATGGCCTTGTGTGCGTGGTACCTGGTCGGAGCGGAGCCGATCTTGGAGCAAGATGCGAGCGAGGCGTATGAATGGGCCAAGCAAGCTGCAGACTTAG AGCTGCCAAAAGCTCAATACGCTGTTGGCTTCTTCACAGAAATCGGCCTGGGCTGTGAGCGGGACCCATTCGAAGCCAACGCTTGGTATGTGCGTGCGGCCGATCAGGGCGATATCCGAGCGACACAGCGGATATCCACGATCCGTGCAGCGGATGGATTCGACGTGGATGAGAGGCCTGCGAAGGGGAAGAAACGAACGGGTATGCCGCTGTCAACGTCGTTTCGGAATCATATGTAA
- a CDS encoding uncharacterized protein (SECRETED:SignalP(1-18)), whose translation MQFLAALTFLATATVAVALPGINMAQASCQSGAKSCTNLTIADAHGSTCCAPLVCDEASFCRLPYY comes from the exons ATGCAATTCCTCGCCGCCTTGACCTTCCTCGCTACCGCCACCGTTGCGGTCGCCCTGCCCGGCATCAACATGGCCCAGGCGTCTTGCCAATCC GGCGCGAAATCCTGCACCAACCTCACCATCGCCGACGCCCACGGCAGCACCTGCTGCGCTCCTCTCGTCTGCGATGAAGCCAGC TTCTGCCGCCTTCCGTACTACTAA
- a CDS encoding uncharacterized protein (SECRETED:SignalP(1-20)) has protein sequence MLNLKALLLTALLLATQAIASRISYSTGYTTGGVNGHGGNEQKAGGTIPDNQDDLVLHNIGNWSHNRFQAHRNARSHVIIVSSVHRVKTKGEAASANNAAQQLVNQHVH, from the coding sequence ATGCTCAACTTAAAAGCGCTCCTCCTCACAGCCCTGCTCTTAGCCACCCAGGCCATCGCCTCACGAATCTCCTACTCAACAGGATACACAACAGGGGGCGTAAACGGACACGGCGGCAATGAACAAAAAGCCGGCGGAACTATCCCCGACAACCAAGACGACTTGGTCCTCCACAACATAGGAAATTGGTCTCACAACAGGTTCCAGGCCCACAGAAACGCAAGGTCCCATGTTATTATTGTCTCGAGTGTACACAGGGTTAAAACGAAGGGTGAGGCTGCCAGCGCAAATAACGCGGCGCAACAGCTTGTCAATCAGCATGTTCATTAG
- the chsF gene encoding chitin synthase CHS3 (CAZy:GT2_Chitin_synth;~COG:M;~EggNog:ENOG410PG6N;~InterPro:IPR029044,IPR004835;~PFAM:PF03142,PF13632,PF13641;~TransMembrane:6 (o181-203i215-237o467-495i1010-1038o1044-1063i1070-1094o);~go_function: GO:0004100 - chitin synthase activity [Evidence IEA];~go_function: GO:0016758 - transferase activity, transferring hexosyl groups [Evidence IEA]): MSLPQRPGNIPPRRDDRAVYRDPPRRRRRRDSDTEGDTSDPYHRSTSSHRHRRYRYGSSQRSEAPRDVDEERNMPGADTRHRRNLVKPERSRIDPSHPTYYYQQHSQNMPVNPSTTGNEPLPDDDSDSPHSAEDQPVKVTKPIERRQRKRRRVSRKVSKQAEIEQKRRQDAMEQVRPPSPWTAYCALITFWAPDFVLECFGMPQKAQRSAWREKIGLISIILMIAAFVGFLTFGFTATVCGTPPLRLKINQINTNYMIFQGSAYDLTKFKHPAAAGIPDNTNLLYDLPHKYGGQDGSFFFQEVNGACKGLITLADGSDVPSNSDGDVAWYFPCRAFNQDGSSELNQTESYYAGWACHTSGMARNQFWSMKSEGDVYFTWEDTKNSSRNLAVYSGNVLDLDLLRWMNGSQVQYPSKFEELRTNSDVRGVDLTYYLQTGQDKQIGKCLSQIVKVGSIDTDTVGCIASKVVLYVSLVFILSIVIVKFAFALLFQWFLAPRFAAQRTSMGSDSKSRNQQIEDWSNDIYRPGPRLADLLSDRPSKRASFLPTTSRFSSPYTGSSAGKQRVPYVTMASQNSTSRLMPPAAASADLYNSPKGSIGDSATDKVIEADTAGGPGGIIHSAVVPQPPPEWQPYGFPLAHAMCLVTCYSEGEDGIRTTLDSIAMTDYPNSHKTIVVICDGMIKGKGEDYSTPEIVLRMMKDPIVPRDAVKSFSYVAVATGSKRHNMAKVYAGFYDYGESSVVPRDKQQRVPMMIIVKTGTPAESKVAKPGNRGKRDSQIILMAFLQKVMFDERMTELEFEMFNGLWNVTGIPPDFYEVVLMVDADTKVFPDSLTHMISAMVKDPEVMGLCGETKIANKTESWVTMIQVFEYFISHHQSKSFESVFGGVTCLPGCFSMYRIKAPKGGQNYWVPILANPDVVEHYSENVVDTLHKKNLLLLGEDRYLSTLMLKTFPKRKQVFVPQAVCKTVVPEKFRVLLSQRRRWINSTVHNLFELMLVRDLCGTFCFSMQFVVFIELVGTLVLPAAIAFTFYVVISSIVNKPVQVIPLVLLALILGLPGVLIIVTAHRLVYVLWMFIYLLSLPIWNFVLPTYSYWKFDDFSWGDTRKTAGEEKKGHDVEGEFDSTKITMKRWRDFERDRRLQLQAGKVHHGYSYGHGNYD; encoded by the exons ATGTCTTTACCACAACGTCCGGGAAACATACCTCCCCGGCGAGATGACCGTGCAGTCTATCGAGACCCTCCACGACGACGACGGCGCCGGGATAGCGATACCGAAGGCGACACAAGCGACCCCTACCATCGATCTACTTCCTCCCATCGGCATCGTCGTTATCGCTATGGAAGCTCTCAGAGGTCAGAAGCACCCCGGGACGTTGACGAAGAGAGAAACATGCCCGGCGCAGATACACGTCACAGGAGAAACCTGGTTAAACCCGAGCGCAGTCGCATCGATCCCAGCCATCCGACCTACTATTATCAACAACACTCCCAGAATATGCCTGTCAATCCATCAACGACGGGAAACGAGCCTCTTCCAGACGATGACTCGGATAGTCCACACAGTGCGGAGGATCAACCGGTGAAAGTCACAAAACCGATCGAACGGCGACAGCGCAAGAGACGACGCGTATCCCGCAAAGTGTCGAAGCAGGCTGAGATAGAGCAAAAGAGGCGACAGGATGCTATGGAACAGGTCCGGCCACCTAGCCCGTGGACGGCTTATTGTGCGCTCATCACATTCTGGGCACCGGATTTTGTTCTGGAATGCTTTGGAATGCCACAAAAGGCCCAACGGAGTGCTTGGCGGGAAAAGATAGGTCTGATTTCCATTATCCTGATGATTGCGGCATTTGTCGGTTTCCTTACATTTGGATTCACGGCTACGGTCTGTGGGACACCGCCACTGCGCTTGAAAATCAACCAGATCAACACCAACTACATGATCTTCCAGGGGTCGGCTTATGATCTCACCAAGTTCAAGCATCCCGCCGCCGCTGGTATCCCCGACAACACGAATCTTCTCTATGACTTGCCTCACAAATACGGTGGTCAGGATGGGAGTTTCTTCTTTCAAGAGGTCAATGGTGCCTGCAAGGGTCTCATTACCCTGGCTGACGGGTCGGATGTGCCCTCGAATAGTGACGGAGATGTGGCTTGGTACTTTCCCTGCAGAGCCTTCAACCAAGATGGTTCGTCTGAGCTCAACCAGACAGAATCGTACTATGCCGGCTGGGCCTGCCATACTTCAGGCATGGCCCGGAATCAATTCTGGAGCATGAAGAGCGAGGGAGACGTTTATTTTACGTGGGAGGATACGAAAAATTCTAGTCGGAACTTGGCCGTTTACTCCGGAAATGTGCTAGACCTCGATCTTCTCCGTTGGATGAACGGTTCGCAGGTTCAATACCCGTCCAAATTCGAAGAACTCCGAACCAATTCGGATGTCCGTGGTGTCGACTTAACGTATTATCTGCAAACCGGTCAGGATAAGCAAATAGGGAAGTGTCTCTCCCAAATTGTCAAGGTCGGCAGCATCGACACAGATACGGTTGGATGTATTGCCTCCAAAGTTGTCCTTTACGTTTCCCTTGTCTTCATTCTCTCCATCGTCATCGTGAAGTTCGCCTTTGCGCTTCTCTTCCAATGGTTTTTAGCACCCCGCTTTGCAGCGCAGAGAACGAGCATGGGCTCAGATTCCAAGAGTCGCAACCAGCAAATAGAGGATTGGTCAAATGATATCTACCGTCCAGGACCGCGTCTTGCAGATCTCCTTTCTGACCGTCCCAGCAAGCGGGCTAGCTTCTTACCAACTACCTCGCGATTCTCGAGTCCTTATACTGGCAGCAGTGCCGGCAAGCAACGAGTTCCATATGTCACTATGGCCAGCCAGAATTCTACGTCACGGCTTATGCCCCCCGCAGCTGCATCTGCGGATCTATATAACAGCCCTAAAGGCAGTATCGGAGATTCCGCCACCGACAAGGTCATCGAAGCAGATACAGCAGGAGGACCAGGAGGAATAATCCACTCAGCCGTGGTCCCTCAACCGCCGCCGGAATGGCAGCCGTATGGTTTCCCCTTGGCACATGCTATGTGCTTAGTGACGTGCTACTCTGAAGGAGAGGATGGAATTAGGACTACGCTTGACTCAATCGCCATGACTGATTATCCTAATAGCCACAAGACGATCGTTGTCATTTGCGATGGTATGATCAAGGGCAAGGGCGAAGATTACTCAACTCCAGAGATTGTTCTCCGCATGATGAAGGATCCAATTGTTCCTCGTGATGCAGTTAAGTCGTTCTCCTACGTTGCTGTCGCGACAGGGTCGAAGCGCCATAACATGGCCAAAGTTTACGCCGGTTTCTATGACTATGGAGAATCATCGGTTGTGCCCCGGGATAAGCAGCAGCGCGTCCCAATGATGATTATCGTTAAGACGGGAACGCCGGCAGAATCCAAGGTTGCGAAGCCCGGAAATCGAGGAAAGCGGGATAGTCAGATCATCTTGATGGCGTTTCTGCAGAAAGTCATGTTCGATGAGCGAATGACGGAGCTGGAGTTTGAGATGTTCAACGGCCTGTGGAATGTCACCGGTATCCCACCTGATTTCTACGAGGTCGTCCTCATGGTAGATGCGGATACCAAGGTGTTCCCGGACAGTTTAACGCATATGATCTCCGCGATGGTGAAAGACCCCGAAGTGATGGGTCTCTGCGGAGAGACCAAAATTGCAAACAAGACGGAAAGCTGGGTGACGATGATCCAAGTGTTCGAGTACTTTATCTCGCACCACCAGTCCAAATCCTTCGAGTCCGTCTTCGGTGGTGTCACCTGTCTTCCTGGCTGTTTCTCGATGTACCGCATCAAAGCACCAAAAGGAGGGCAAAACTACTGGGTTCCCATCCTTGCCAACCCAGACGTGGTCGAACATTACTCTGAAAATGTTGTCGACACACTACACAAAAAGAACCTCCTCCTCTTAGGCGAAGACCGCTACCTCTCAACCCTGATGCTCAAAACCTTCCCCAAGCGCAAACAGGTCTTTGTCCCGCAGGCTGTTTGCAAAACCGTCGTCCCTGAGAAATTCCGCGTGTTGCTTTCTCAGCGCCGCCGTTGGATTAACAGCACCGTCCACAACCTCTTCGAACTCATGCTCGTGCGCGACCTGTGCGGGACATTCTGCTTCAGCATGCAGTTCGTCGTTTTCATCGAGCTGGTCGGTACACTCGTGCTTCCCGCTGCTATTGCATTCACTTTTTACGTCGTCATCTCGTCAATTGTCAACAAACCCGTGCAGGTGATTCCGCTCGTACTCCTTGCATTGATTCTAGGTCTACCAGGTGTGTTGATCATCGTTACCGCACACCGATTGGTATACGTCCTGTGGATGTTCATTTACCTCCTTTCTCTACCGATATGGAACTTTGTCTTGCCGACGTATTCGTACTGGAAGTTTGATGACTTCAGTTGGGGTGATACGAGGAAGACGGCGggcgaggagaagaagggacATGATGTTGAGGGAGAGTTTGATAGTACGAAGATCACGATGAAGAGGTGGAGGGATTTTGAGAGAG ATCGACGTCTCCAACTGCAAGCCGGGAAGGTCCACCATGGGTATTCTTATGGGCATGGGAATTATGATTGA